One window of Mangrovibacterium diazotrophicum genomic DNA carries:
- a CDS encoding ATP-dependent helicase, protein MTKIQLSQIQEEVAAFDKGALLVTASAGSGKTRVLTERIKRLVQKTKRKILAITFTNKASEEIRERLQEDIDMQDRLFVGTFHSFCSSVLEKHGSAIGYNQLPLVFSETDDRMKIVEAAIILTPTLKIRYERMDQKQREKFRHDALDIISQIKREVILDENLTEEIDDQSVILVYKNYNEIMSNLNAIDFDDLLYLTYRLFVENSNIAALYRRNYEYICIDEAQDLNKAQYMVLRSLTGDEHKNVMLVGDPKQAIYGFNGSSSKWMTDQFKVDFHPTEIVLYENYRSARKVIEYANKLIPNASDIKNLVKEGVCELYEFDTVDEEAMWIFDKINELLDASKIKDIDEEIRLENIAVLARNKFILYPVEELLKKNNKKYYYKSSVKGLSFESNAGKLLNLALQIKVNPKDQLHISQILSLVKVKGKTALEDIHKACDDGLNKMVLELVLKIKDDGSNFKYLITNLKNKLENVNSVFKEEEDEINLAHYDFTEILKHWYNYAKLIDDKSIASFRNAMALGQTFQNEKNDGLILSTVHTMKGQESEIIFLMGMDDLTFPDYRAVQKGGLELEQEKNNLYVAITRAKRHLYITYPINRAMPWGDIKPRKISRLLPEI, encoded by the coding sequence ATGACTAAAATTCAATTATCCCAGATACAGGAAGAAGTTGCCGCTTTTGACAAGGGAGCACTACTTGTTACTGCGAGCGCAGGCAGTGGAAAAACGCGTGTACTGACAGAAAGAATAAAACGATTGGTTCAAAAAACTAAACGGAAAATTCTTGCGATCACTTTCACGAATAAAGCTAGCGAAGAAATAAGGGAACGGTTACAAGAAGACATAGATATGCAAGACAGATTGTTTGTCGGAACGTTTCATTCATTTTGTAGTTCAGTTCTTGAAAAACATGGTAGTGCAATAGGATACAACCAATTACCTCTAGTATTTTCGGAAACGGATGATCGGATGAAAATTGTGGAAGCTGCAATAATCCTGACTCCTACTTTGAAAATAAGATATGAACGTATGGATCAGAAACAAAGAGAAAAATTTCGGCATGATGCTTTAGATATAATATCCCAGATAAAGCGTGAAGTAATTCTCGATGAAAATTTGACCGAAGAGATTGACGATCAATCCGTAATTTTAGTTTATAAAAATTACAATGAAATTATGAGCAATCTCAATGCTATCGACTTTGATGACTTGCTGTATCTGACTTATAGATTGTTTGTTGAAAATTCTAATATCGCGGCCTTGTACAGAAGAAATTACGAATATATATGCATTGACGAAGCGCAAGATCTGAATAAAGCTCAATACATGGTTTTAAGATCTTTGACTGGAGATGAACACAAAAATGTAATGCTTGTAGGCGATCCAAAACAGGCGATATATGGCTTTAATGGTTCAAGTAGCAAATGGATGACAGATCAATTTAAAGTAGATTTTCATCCAACAGAAATAGTTTTATATGAAAACTACAGGAGTGCAAGAAAAGTAATTGAATACGCAAATAAATTAATACCGAACGCATCAGACATTAAGAATCTAGTGAAAGAAGGGGTCTGCGAACTGTATGAGTTTGATACAGTAGACGAAGAAGCTATGTGGATATTCGATAAGATCAATGAATTACTGGATGCAAGCAAGATTAAAGATATCGATGAAGAAATAAGACTTGAAAATATCGCGGTACTCGCACGAAATAAGTTCATTTTATATCCTGTGGAGGAATTATTAAAGAAGAATAATAAAAAGTATTATTACAAAAGTTCCGTTAAGGGGTTAAGTTTTGAATCCAATGCAGGCAAACTGTTAAATCTGGCCCTACAAATAAAGGTGAATCCAAAAGACCAATTACATATTTCCCAAATATTGAGTTTAGTCAAAGTAAAAGGGAAAACAGCATTAGAAGATATCCATAAAGCTTGTGATGATGGTCTTAACAAGATGGTACTCGAACTTGTATTGAAGATAAAGGATGATGGTAGTAATTTCAAATACCTTATAACTAATTTGAAAAACAAATTAGAGAATGTTAATAGCGTATTTAAAGAAGAAGAGGATGAGATTAATCTTGCTCACTATGACTTCACGGAGATCTTGAAACACTGGTATAACTATGCAAAATTAATAGATGATAAATCAATTGCATCATTTAGAAACGCAATGGCTTTAGGTCAAACTTTCCAGAATGAAAAAAATGACGGTTTGATTTTAAGCACTGTACATACCATGAAGGGTCAGGAAAGTGAAATTATATTTTTGATGGGTATGGATGATTTGACTTTTCCGGATTATAGAGCAGTTCAAAAGGGCGGATTAGAATTAGAACAGGAAAAAAACAATTTATATGTTGCAATAACAAGGGCTAAAAGGCATTTATATATTACCTATCCAATTAACCGTGCAATGCCTTGGGGAGATATTAAACCCAGAAAAATTTCAAGACTTCTCCCGGAAATTTAA